AAATTCCAAATGTATTCTGGCTCGAATTCCCCACCCCTTTGATCCAAAAAGCGTAGGCAGGTTAGGATTTTCGAGATAATTAAATCTGCGTACAAGATCTACTCTGAACATTTTAAAAATGTTTGTCACGCCGATGCTTGCTTCAATGTAAGGTCTTCCATCTAATAAAAATGTTGTGGTTTGACCATTTTCATCTTTAGGTAATTGAACCAGCTCTGAATGAAGATTTGGATTATTCTTGGCTGATGTAGAACCATATAATGCTTTAAAAGTTACGACTTCTCTTAATTTCAGTTTTTTAATAAGGGGCACCTGATTCAAAAATCTGCCAAAAAAGAAATGCTCAATGTTTATGGATGCATACTGATCTGTTGAAAATTCAAGAAAATTCATCAGGTTATAGGAAGCCAGTTGATATGCATAAGTTTGATTACCTCGAGGAATAAACTTAAGAATATAAGGTACGTCGCCCCAGATTTTACCGGATTCAAGGATAATATTTGTAGTACCCCAAGTGGTCCATTCAAACTGTTTGAAAAGGTTTAAGGTCAGACGGTCATAATTATATTGACCACCAAGTATGTTTTCAAAACCTTTTATATAATTAAGTTTTATTACAGGATATTCATTAAACAGGGGTCTTCTGTTTTGTTTCCCCTGGATGAATTTTTCATTTGGAGCAAATTTTAATCCTATCTGAACTTCAGAAGTCGTGATGTCCTGAATTGAAACTTCAGTCTCTAAAACAGGATCATTGTAAAGAAACTGTAAAGTTCCAATGGGTTCTCTGTTTTTATGAATCAAAGCTATATTATAACTTAAGACATCATTTTCGTTTTCATAAAAAATCTTGTAAACATCATTGAACAACATTTTATCAACGACTCCTCTTCTCAGTGATAATAAAATATTGTCGGGGCTGAAGAAGTCAAGATCCTGTCCGGGAAATATACTTTCTCTATCTGCGGATAAACGAATGTAATGTCTGGGATTTCTTTTATAATCTTCATTAAAAGTATATGTAAAACCTGTCGAATACTTGTACCGTTTCATACGGGTGGTATAAGATCCGTAAGCTTGTAAAAGTATTTTTTTACTTAGTTTAAAAGTTGACCAACCACCAAATCTGATTTGAGTACCTTCTACAGGATTATAGCTTGCAAATGTCGCCAGGGGACCAAATTCAACCCGGTCTAAAGGTACGAATCCGGTGGTGAATACTCTCGTCAGATATACTAAAGAATTGAATTTTTTACTGCTTCGCAACATATCCACCATTTTGTATAGGTCGCTGTCACTTTTATTGAGAGGTACAAGTCTGTTCTGCTCCCAAAATTCATTGGGTCTGTACACATCAGGAGCTTCTTCTACAGCCAATAAACCTGAATAAACAGACGGTTCTGAAGGCTCATTAAATTTAAAATCGGAATAAACTACTGTACGGGTTCCAAAAGCCCCCAATCCATTAGCAGAGAGAGAATAGTCAATGGTCAGGACATCTTTGGTACGTATATATTTGTCTTCATAAGGCTCAAACTCCTGTTCAATGCGTAAATCTCTGACAAAATTCAAATTTATACCATTAATGATACCCATATCTATTTTAAGTACGGTATATTTTTCATCATTAGAAATGTACATGTTTCCGGTGAATCCAATATTTCCTTTCACAGCCGGTATAAAAGCAAGGTTGATTGCAGACTTTCCATTGATGATGGTTGTGTCAATAATGTAATATCTGTAAAAATTAAATCCTGGTTTGGAAACAGGACTAACAAATTGATTTTCCAATAACTGGATTTCATCGTTATAAATGTCAATATCAGTGTAAAGTACATCAATGACACTGTTTAAGGACTTGGCATCAAACTGTTCTGTTATTTCTGAAAATTTGATTGCTTTTCTGTATTCTTTTTCTTTCTCAGGAGACTTTCGGAAATAATAAGTTGATAGTGTTTCTCGGAGAAAGATAGGTAAATACGTTTTTCCGTTAATACTGGAAGTATCTTCGAACTCCCACATAAACTCAAGATCCTTGGTAATAAAGGAGTTTTTGAAATTATGGGTAATATTATTTAAATCTAATCTAACCTTTTCATATTTTTCATACTGAAGATAATCCAAACCTTTCAGATGATTTTGTTTTCTGTTTTGAGTAACTTTTTTGGCCAGTTCAAGAGCAGGGTTGTTCTTTTTACTGTATTTCTCCTTTTTTGCTTTGAATACAACAGTCTCCATCACTTTACTCTCAAATTTCAGGTAAAAATCAAAATTTTGTTTTTTGCCTCTAACAACTTTGACTTTTTGTGATACATAACCAAGATAATTGACCATCAGCGTATCAGAAGGGAAACGGGTCTCTAACAGAAAATAACCATCTGTATCCGTGGTTGTACCAACCGTTGTACCTAAAAAACTGACTTCTACAAATATAAGGGGTTCTTTTGTGTCTGCATCATATATCCGGCCACTTACAGAAGTTACACTCTGACCTGATGTAAATGGAATAAATACTAAAAAGCTAAACAAACTGATGAACAGAACAGAAATTAATTTTCCTGTTAAACTTTTTGAATTATAAAATATATTGGATGAAATATGTTGTTGCATGATTTTTGTGGGGAACTTGTAGTATTTGTTCTGAAAATTGGGACTAAGGCTTTTGAAAACGGGTGCAAATCTAATTGCAGTATCATTATAAACATTATTCATAATACGGGCTTAACGTTTGAATAACATTTTAAATTATATTGCTATGGTTTATTGTAAAGATGCCTCTTATATTAAGATATACGAAAAGACAAAAATTATCTGAAAAAGTTTGGAGAATATCGAAAACAAAACATTAAAAATATTGGACCTAAATCCATTTTATTTCAAAGATATTCTCAAAAAACGTACTATTCAAGTATAACTGAACAAGGAAATCAAACTAATTTTCTGAAATCCAACAGAGTTGTTTTTCATTATTAACAAATTTGACAAAAATATCATTTAGAATATAATAAGTTGATATATAACTAATTATAAAACTTAAAATACAATTATAAATCTGAAATACATTAAAATAATTTTGTATCAGTAAAAAAAAAATGTAAAAAATACCCCAAACTAAAAACACAGGGTAGTCCATTGTCGATATACCTTTGCATCACTTCCCCACTTATTAAAGTAAGTCTTTAATAAAATCTGAACAAGCCTGAAAGACGCAGGCGAAACTTATTTTTTTAATAACCAAAACTCTTTTACTAATGGTAAAAAAAGATTTACTTACACGTTGTAAGGGGATTCCGGTATTGCAATCACTACTGTTGAGTCTCCTTGTTCTTTTCTCAACCGGTTACAGCTATGGTCAGACGATGGCTTGTAATGACCAGGTCAATGTTTCACTTAATGAAGATTGTGAAGCAAGAATTACCCCTTTAATGATTTTGGAGGGCGAGTCAATTAATCTTGCTTTAAATTCTACGGTAAAGGTGAGTGGTATTCCTACCAGTGTACCTTATTCTCATCCGGTGGTAACCACTCCAGGGTTTTACTCAGTTACCGTTACAAGCCCTCAGGGAAATTCCTGTTGGGGTAACATGTTGGTGGAAGACAAACTTCCGCCTGTAGTCAATTGCAATTGTCCGGTCGGAAATGATGATCCGGCATGTAGCTTCCTGTGTACAGACGAAGTTGCTTTTTTAGCAGGAACTTTGAATTTTCCCAAACCTACCGCAGTTGATGCTTGTACAGCAACTACTGTTGTTTTTGGCGATCAGGTGATACAGGGTGATTGTGGTTTCAAAACGATCCGCAGAACCTGGATTTTTTCTGATGCTTTTGGCAACACTTCTGCACCATGCGTGTCGGAGTATTATTTTGAAAAAGTTGATATTTTTACTGACCTTACTCCACCATATCAGGCAGTTCAGTTGACGTGTGGAGCAGATGTTAGTATGCCCGGCATATTTACGTTTATTAAAAATCAACTAAAGCCTATTTATCTTGCTGAATTTTTAGCGCCACCATTCAACTATAACCAAAGTCAGGCAAATGCCGCAGCTGAGGCTAAAGCTATTGAAGAAGCAAACAAACATGCATGGCCTACAGTAAATGGAATTCCGCTTTCGGCACCTATATGTAATATCATGGCAGCAAAGCAGGATACTGAAATTCCGGCTTGTGGCCCTACATGTACAAACAGTAAAAAAGTCATCAGACTCTGGACAATCATTGACTGGTGTACAGGAGAGACCCGTACCGTTACACAGATTATTAAAGCAACTGATGATGAAGCACCCACTATCGTAGCTAAAAATATTACCGTTAGTGTAGATCCTTGGGTTTGTGCGGGCAACTTTTTACTTCCTGCACCGGATATTTTACACGATAATTGTGATGCAAATCCAACTTATACCGTGGAAGGCCCGTTTGGCGTAGTTATCAAATATGATATTCCAAGCAAAAGATTTCTGGTTACAGGTGCACCTAAAGGTGTTCATACCTTTACGTATGTAGGCAAAGACTGTTGTGAAAACGAAGGAAGATATGACATTACAGTTACAATAGTAGATCGTACACCACCGGTAGCAGTTGCAAAACAATATATTGTCATTTCACTTACTACAGATGGTGATGGCGAAGGAATTGCAAAATTATTTGCAAACAGTGTGGACAACGGATCTTATGACCAATGTTCAAATGTACATCTGGAAATAAGAAGAGAATTCCAACCTGGAAGAGATGAAATAGGTTGCGGATATACCGGCAACTACACGTACAATGCAGATGGACATCCTAATGATGGATCCAGTAATCCTAATGCATCAAACTACGACCCTGACAACGGAGCTTATGTTAAATTTTGTTGTGCGGATATCACCAATACAGACGGAGCAGTACCTTTTGGAATCGTGAAAGTATGGATGAGAGTTTGGGATGATGGCGATATGAACGGTATCTATGGAACCGCAGGCGACAACTTTAATGAGACATGGGTAGAAGTAAGAGTTGAAGACAAACTTCCGCCTAAGATTGTATGTCCTCCGGATATTACGTTAGCGTGTAATGATGATCATCTTGATTTAAGCAGAACAGGAAGAGCGACAGCTTATTCAAACTGTCTGAACCTAGAGACAGAGTTTACGGATGTTAATTTCCTGAATTCATGTGGTAACGGTTATGTACTCAGAAACTGGAGAGTGAAAGGAAAACCGGGATTTGTGTGTACACAAAGAATTACAAAGTACAATCCATTTCCGCTTTTTGCCGGATCAATTGTGTGGCCGTCAGACAGAACTACGAATTGTGCTGGAAATCCTATCATCGACCAACCCACCTGGACAGCAGGTCCTTGTGATCAGGTAGGTGTAAGTTTGAAAAGCGATACGTTTTATTTTGAAGGAAATGCATGTTTGAAAATCTTAAACAGATGGACTGTAATCGACTGGTGTCAGTATGATCCGAATGCAACTGCGCCTACCGGATATTATACGCATACTCAGACCATTAAGGTTATTGACGAAGTTAAGCCTACTTTAGGATCATGTGCTGACCTGATGTTTGAAATTAATGATGACAACGATGCGGATAATGACGGAAATAAGTGTGAGAGAAAAAATCTAGTACTTACTCAAACAGCGACAGATCAGGGACAATGCGCTTCTGACTGGTTGAAATGGGTAATTTTTGTGGACCTTTGGGGTGATGGTACGAATGATTATGAATTCTCAAGTTTCCTTCCGGCATCAGATGTGACATTTAACGATACAAATGGAAACGGTATTCCGGACCGATATGTAGGTGCTACCGGACAAGGTCAGACGGTTTCTATTACAATACCTGAGGATATATTAGGTAGTATGTCTAATCACAAAGTAAGATGGTCAGTATCTGACGGCTGTGGTAATGTGACATCCTGTTCACAAAACTTTATGGTTGTAGATAAGAAAAAACCTACTCCATACTGTCTGAATATCAGCTCTGCATTGATGCTGAACGGACAGGTAGAATTATGGGCAGTTGACTTCAACCTTGGATCTTTTGACAACTGTACAGCAAAAAACAATTTGTTGTACACGTTTGATGGAGCGAATCCAAATCTTACCAGATTGAATCAGGTTCACTATTTTAAAGGAGCTGGTCAAAATGCATCAGAAGCTGAATATAATGCAGGTCTTGCACAAAAATGGCTACCGGCAAGCAACAGTTCAGGAAGAATTTTCAATTGTTCACATTTGCCATCAGTAGATGTTCAGATGACCGTTTGGGATGAAAAACTGAATTTTGAATACTGTCTTGTAAAACTGAACCTTGCAGACAATCAGGGTGCATGTGGAAATACTCCAAATGTAACAGTGACTGGTACTACCACAACACAAACAGGTGCAGTTTTGATTGGAGCAGAAGTAACATTGGCAAACGGAATCGCAGAGATGACACGAACGTATTATACCGGTAATAATGGAATTTTTGCTTTCCCGAATACAGTCATGCATTATGATTACACTATTCAAGGTGCAAAAAATGATGATTATCTGAATGGTGTGAGTACATTGGATCTGGTATTGATTCAGAGACATATTCTGGACCTGGAGAAGTTGAACAATCCATACAATATTATTGCAGCAGATGTTAATAATGACCAAAAAGTTACTGCGGCGGATATGGTAGAATTGAGAAAACTGATTTTAGGTATTTACAATACATTGCCAAGTAACGGCAGCTGGAAGTTTATAAACGCAAAGCAAACATTTTTTGATGTAAATCATCCTTGGCCATTGACCGAAACGATAAATCTGGAAAATCTTTCTTCCAATATGGAAAATCAGAATTTCATTTCTGTAAAAGTAGGTGATGTAAACGGATCAGCATCCAGCCAGATTTCTGGTGGAAACACTGAAAACCGAAGTGTAATAAACTTAAAATCGGATGATCAGGCCGTGGCTTCTGGTCAGGAATATACAGTATCATTTACATCTTCTGAAGTACAGAATATTTACGGATTTCAGTTTACAATGGATTTGAAAAATGCAGAGCTGATAGATGTTTTTGCTGGTTCCAAAAGATTGGCAGATGCTAATATTGCCAGACAGGATGCAAACAGATACACTGTAAGTTGGAATGATATTACTCCATTGAATGGCAATGACGTGATTTCTTTCAGAATTTTATCTAAAGCTAATGGTTTGATTTCTGATATGGTGGACGTTAACTCTACTGTTACAAAAGCAGAAATATATACCGGACAGACTCCTAAAGCCAGCAAATTGTCCCTAAGATTTGCTGATAAAGGCACTGACACAGAATTTGTGGTCTATCAGAATGAACCAAATCCGTTCAAAGATAACACTTCAATCGGGTTTAATCTTCCGGAAGCCGGAAAAGTGAAGCTGACAGTCACTGATATTAACGGTAGAGAAATCTATACCAACTCCAATTCTTTTGGCAAGGGGTATAATAATTTCACTTTGAATAGAAATGATATTAAATATACTGGTGTAATGATTTACAAAATCGAAAGTGGATCTTACACTGCAACCAAAAAGATGATCGGCCTCGAGTAACAACAATTTGCTTAATTTAATTCCTGAAGGGATGCATCTGTCTGGTGCATCCCTTTTTCCAGTTTTGTCAGTGAATTAATATAAATTAGATAGAATGAGAAAGATCCCGCTTCAATTAATTTTTCTGTTTATCACGTTTTGCGGTTGTGTATATGATCCACCGCGTAAAACTATTGCTATCATAAATTATAGCACATCAGAAACTATTTATGTTTATCCTGCCAGATGTTTAAATAACATAGATTCTTTTAAAAATGTAGCCAAAAATTATTTTGACCAGGGTTTTGGCAAAACAATAAAAAATATCTATTACATTAACCCACTTGATACTGGGTATATCGTGATGGACAGTTTTCACATTCTGAATTGTTCGGATAAAGAAGTAAAACTATTCATTTTTAAAGAGTCAATTTTGAAAAGATATCATGAATATGAAATAATAAAAAATGAATTATTTGATACCATCTTCAGTATCAATAAAACAACTCTTGAAGATGGTTTTTTTATATACAGATCTTGTGATTTGAAAATCTCAAAATAATGCATGCTATTAAATATCAGAAATTTCATCATTATAAAAAAAATGAATTTAAAAAAAAATGAATTTAAAGCATTGAAAATAAGTCATTTAAATTGTAAAATTTGAATTAAAAAGTTGGTTATTGTATAGATTTCTGAGTACTGAATACCTTTTTTTAGTACCTTTGAACAATTAATCTTTAATGAATTTCAATGGAAGACAAACGCCTTTTTCTGCTTGATGGCCATGCACTTGTTTATCGGGCACATTTTGCTTTTATAGCCAGACCTTTGATTAATTCTAAAGGACTTAATACTTCGGCGATTACTGGATTTGTCCGCACCTTGTGGGATCTGATGGTAAATCAAAAACCTACTCATATTGCGGTTGCTTTTGACCCGAAAGGCGGTACATTCAGACATGAATATTATCCGCAATATAAAGCCAACCGAGATGCACAGCCAGAAGATATTACGATAGCTTTGCAATATATTCCGGCGATTGTGGAAGCCTTTAATATTCCGGTTGTAATGGTGAATAATTATGAAGCAGATGATGTGATAGGAACATTGGCCAAGCAGGCTGAAAAAGAAGGATATACTGTGTATATGGTTACACCTGATAAAGATTATGCTCAATTGGTTTCTCCCAATATTTATATGTACAAACCCGGCAGACAAGGCAATGAAGTAGAGATTCTGGGAGAAAAAGAGATTTTGGCCAATTGGGATATTGAACGGGTAGAACAGGTGATAGATGTGTTGGGTTTACAGGGAGATAGTGTAGATAATATACCGGGTATTCCGGGCATAGGTCCCAAAACCGCAGTTACATTATTGAAAGAATTCGGATCAGTTGAAAATATCATTGCCAATGCAGATAAGCTGAAAGGTAAACAAAAGGACAATGTTGTCAATTTTGCTGAGCAGGCACTATTATCTAAGAGATTAGCAACTATAGATATTAATTCTCCTATTCAGTTTGATGCAACGAGGTTCAATCTGGATCCAATGAACAAAGAGAAGCTAAAAGAAATATTTTTAGAATTAGAATTCCGGACTCTGGCAGATCAGATTCTGGGATTTAAGACCGGACCACAGAAATCTGCACCAGTAGCGGTTCAACAGTCTTTATTTTCGGATGAAAACATGCAAAACGCATCTTCTTCAACTTTATCTCAAAACGATGAAGAAAAATACACAGTTGCTAAGAAAAATATTGATAACACCCCGCATCAGTATTATGTTACAGATACGCATGAGAAAATCAAAGATTTGGTTGAGTTATTAGAAAAACAATCAGAATTCAGTTTTGATACAGAAACAACCGGGATTGATGCGCAAAATGCAGAGTTGGTAGGTTTGGTGTTTTCAATAAAACCACATGAAGCATACTATGTACCAGTACCGGCAGACCAGCAAAAGGCAAAAGAAATAGCTGCCAGCTTTAAAAAAGTGCTTGAAGATAAAAACATTGCTAAAATTGGGCAGAACATAAAATATGATATGACTATCATGAAATGGTATGATATTCATATGGAAGGAGATTTTTTTGATACAATGATTGCGCATTATCTGTGCGAGCCGGATATGAGACACAAACTGGATTATCTCACCGAGGCTTATCTAGAGTATAAAATGGTTCCCATCGAAGACCTGATTGGGAAATCCGGAAAGAATCAACTTTCCATGCGGGATGTAAGTGAAGAAAAGGTAAAAGAATATGCCGGAGAAGATGCTGACCTTACCTTACAACTTGCACCACTACTAAAAGACTTGTTGAAAGATAATGAACTGGAAACATTATATAAAGAAATAGAAGCTCCTCTGATTAAGGTTTTGTGTAACCTGGAGTTTGAAGGTGTAAAAGTGAATGCAGATTTTCTGAACGAATATTCTAAAGAACTCAATCAGATTATCCTGAAGAAAGAAAAAGAGATATACGAACATGCCGGCGTACACTTCAATATATCATCTCCCAAACAAGTAGGAGAAGTATTGTTTGACAGACTCAAAGTGCCTTATAAATGGAAAAAAACATCATCAGGTCAGTATTCTACGGATTTTGATAAACTGACGGAGCTGGCTGGCGAACACATTGTGATTGACACGATTCTCGAATATCGTAAATTTACCAAGTTAAAAAGCACTTATGTAGATGCAATACCATTATTGATCAATCCTAAAACGGGAAGGATACACAGTAATTTTAATCAGGCAAGGGCTGCAACGGGCAGACTGAGTTCTGAAAATCCGAATCTTCAGAATATACCGATACGGGATGAAGCCGGAAGAGAAATCAGAAAGGCATTTGAACCTCGAAATGCAGATTACATCCTTTTGGCTGCCGATTATTCTCAGATAGAACTTCGGTTGATTGCGGATATGAGCAAGGATCAATCTATGCTCGATGCATTTATGGCGGGGAACGATTTTCACAGAGCGACTGCAGCCAAAGTTTATAATGTACCTTATGATGAAGTGACATCAGAACAACGCCGGAATGCCAAAACGGTCAACTTTTCAATCACTTACGGGGCAGGCGCTACCAATCTTTCCAGACAACTCAATATTAGCAGGAAAGAAGCAACAGAGTTGATAGACAGTTATTTTAAAGAATTCAAAGGCTTAAAAAGTTTTATGGATAACACGGTTCAGTTTGCCCGGGAAAACGGTTATGTAAAAACCCTTTTGGGAAGAAGAAGAAACCTGAGAGATATTAATTCCAGAAATTCTCTGACAGCATCCAATGCAGAACGAATGGCGATCAACACTCCGGTACAGGGAACAGCAGCCGACATGATTAAAATAGCAATGATTCAAATAGATGAAGCATTCAGGAAAGAAAGCCTGAAATCCCGAATGATATTACAGGTCCATGATGAATTGGTATTTGATGTATATAAACCTGAATTAGAGCTGGTGAAGGTCATTGTAGAGGATAAAATGAAAAATGCAGTCAAAGGTTTAACTGTACCCATAGTTGTCGAAATGGGAACCGGATCCAATTGGCTGGAGGCACATTGACAAAACTTTAACAACAAAATTTAACCGATCAGAAAGCATAGAGAAAGTTTTGGTCGTTTGGTTAAGAGTGATCTAAAATTAATCTTATGAAATTTCCGGTTCCAGTATCCATTTCAAGTATTGCTGACCAATATAATCTTAAAATTATTGGAAATCCTGATACACTTGCTCTGGGAATCAACGAAATACATAAAGTTAAAGCAGGAGATATCACTTTTGTAGATGTTGAAAAATATTATAAAAAATCACTTTATTCGGAAGCTACAATCATCATCATCAACAAAGAAACAGAATGCCCTCCCGGTAAAGTTTTGTTGATTTGTGAACAACCATTTGAGATTTACAACCAGATAGTCTGGGAATACCGTCCTTTCAGTCCTTTACTTGCACAGACAGGTGATAATCTCAATATAGGTTCAGATTCGGTTATAGAACATGGCGTTCATATAGGTCATGATGTAAAAATAGGTCGCAACTGTTATATTCAATCCGGAGTATATATTGGAGATTTTACTGAAATCGGGGACAATGTTGAAATTCAATCCGGCGCTTTGATAGGAACTGATGCATTCTATTTCAAAAAGATAGGTGAACAATATAAAAAGTGGCGTTCAGGAGGAAAAGTTATAATAGAAAATGATGTTTCAATTGGAGCTGGTTGTACAATAAATCGAGGCGTTTCAGGTGAAACTATCGTTGGATCAGGCACAAAAATGGACTGCCAGATACACATAGGACATGGAGTAGTCATTGGAAAAAATTGTCTCCTAGCTGCGCAGGTGGGAATTGCAGGAAAAACAACCATAGGTAATAACTGTGTTATTTATGGTCAGGTAGGAATCGCCCAAAATCTTGTAATCGGAGACAATGTAACCATTTATGCTCAATCCGGAATCTCCAAAAATCTGGAGAGCGGACAAACTTATTTTGGGAGTCCGGCTACAGAAGCTAAAGAAAAATTTAAGGAAATGGCAAGCTTACGGATGCTTTCCAAAAGTTTTGAAACAGATCATACTACTTCCATTTAATATTACATCCGGCACTCGGATATTGTTTTTCCGGAAAAGCATCATTATTAAGCATTGAATCCAAAGCATTTCTAAGGTCACTACCTGAAAGGGGCAAGTTATTTCCCGGTCTGGATTGATCAATTCTGCCCCGGTAATACAACTTTAATGATTTGTCAAAAACATAAAAATCTGGTGTACAGGCTGCATCGTATGCTTTGGCGACTTCCTGTGATTCATCATAAAGATATGGGAATGGGTATTGAAGCACCATTGCTACTATTCTCATTTTGTCAGGAGCATCATCCGGATATTTTACAGCATCATTGCTACTGATTCCGACAAATTTTATGCCTTTGTCTTTATAATCATTCGCAATACGTACAATTTCAGCATTGACATGAATTACATAAGGACAATGGTTGCACAAAAACATAATTACGGTTCCTTCTTCTCCTTTCACATCATCCAATGACAATTCATGTCCGGAGACCGTATCCGGCAATTTAAAGACCGGCGCAGTCACTCCCAATGGTAGCATATTTGATTCAGTTAAAGCCATTTTTTTATATTTTTGACAGCAAAATTACATTCTCCGGACAAACTTTTCCAATAAATGAATAAAAACAGGACCCGCTTTGGCTGCAACTTCAATGACTTCTTCATGCGTAATGGTGTGCACGCCCGATCCCGGCATATCAGTTACAATAGAAATACCTAAAATTTTCATTCCTGCATGTACACCCGCAATTACTTCCGGTACGGTGGACATACCCACTATATCTGCACCGGATTGATGGAGTTGTTTAGCCTCAGCCGGTGTTTCATAACACGGACCGGATA
The genomic region above belongs to Saprospiraceae bacterium and contains:
- a CDS encoding UDP-3-O-(3-hydroxymyristoyl)glucosamine N-acyltransferase, producing the protein MKFPVPVSISSIADQYNLKIIGNPDTLALGINEIHKVKAGDITFVDVEKYYKKSLYSEATIIIINKETECPPGKVLLICEQPFEIYNQIVWEYRPFSPLLAQTGDNLNIGSDSVIEHGVHIGHDVKIGRNCYIQSGVYIGDFTEIGDNVEIQSGALIGTDAFYFKKIGEQYKKWRSGGKVIIENDVSIGAGCTINRGVSGETIVGSGTKMDCQIHIGHGVVIGKNCLLAAQVGIAGKTTIGNNCVIYGQVGIAQNLVIGDNVTIYAQSGISKNLESGQTYFGSPATEAKEKFKEMASLRMLSKSFETDHTTSI
- the polA gene encoding DNA polymerase I encodes the protein MEDKRLFLLDGHALVYRAHFAFIARPLINSKGLNTSAITGFVRTLWDLMVNQKPTHIAVAFDPKGGTFRHEYYPQYKANRDAQPEDITIALQYIPAIVEAFNIPVVMVNNYEADDVIGTLAKQAEKEGYTVYMVTPDKDYAQLVSPNIYMYKPGRQGNEVEILGEKEILANWDIERVEQVIDVLGLQGDSVDNIPGIPGIGPKTAVTLLKEFGSVENIIANADKLKGKQKDNVVNFAEQALLSKRLATIDINSPIQFDATRFNLDPMNKEKLKEIFLELEFRTLADQILGFKTGPQKSAPVAVQQSLFSDENMQNASSSTLSQNDEEKYTVAKKNIDNTPHQYYVTDTHEKIKDLVELLEKQSEFSFDTETTGIDAQNAELVGLVFSIKPHEAYYVPVPADQQKAKEIAASFKKVLEDKNIAKIGQNIKYDMTIMKWYDIHMEGDFFDTMIAHYLCEPDMRHKLDYLTEAYLEYKMVPIEDLIGKSGKNQLSMRDVSEEKVKEYAGEDADLTLQLAPLLKDLLKDNELETLYKEIEAPLIKVLCNLEFEGVKVNADFLNEYSKELNQIILKKEKEIYEHAGVHFNISSPKQVGEVLFDRLKVPYKWKKTSSGQYSTDFDKLTELAGEHIVIDTILEYRKFTKLKSTYVDAIPLLINPKTGRIHSNFNQARAATGRLSSENPNLQNIPIRDEAGREIRKAFEPRNADYILLAADYSQIELRLIADMSKDQSMLDAFMAGNDFHRATAAKVYNVPYDEVTSEQRRNAKTVNFSITYGAGATNLSRQLNISRKEATELIDSYFKEFKGLKSFMDNTVQFARENGYVKTLLGRRRNLRDINSRNSLTASNAERMAINTPVQGTAADMIKIAMIQIDEAFRKESLKSRMILQVHDELVFDVYKPELELVKVIVEDKMKNAVKGLTVPIVVEMGTGSNWLEAH
- a CDS encoding thioredoxin family protein, whose product is MALTESNMLPLGVTAPVFKLPDTVSGHELSLDDVKGEEGTVIMFLCNHCPYVIHVNAEIVRIANDYKDKGIKFVGISSNDAVKYPDDAPDKMRIVAMVLQYPFPYLYDESQEVAKAYDAACTPDFYVFDKSLKLYYRGRIDQSRPGNNLPLSGSDLRNALDSMLNNDAFPEKQYPSAGCNIKWK